The Gopherus evgoodei ecotype Sinaloan lineage chromosome 8, rGopEvg1_v1.p, whole genome shotgun sequence genome includes a region encoding these proteins:
- the TMEM125 gene encoding transmembrane protein 125, giving the protein MPELEQLSVPRPPAEAGRIQRNILEEHVELWWFKDPKKSILCYGVAVVLILACGTGGIILLYSTSSRSGEWRLAVGTTLCLLALLVLLKQLLSSAIQDMNCIRSRNQIELLKSGGFSDCVVLLLSALVLLVCGVVLTVLSTTTMQLSASRPLASMFTSGVILMTAGAVILLCLLLYVLSISCCSDAPRSLDTGDISIFTISSRLSVNRRLATTSSMANLI; this is encoded by the coding sequence ATGCCCGAGCTGGAGCAGCTCAGTGTGCCCAGGCCCCCTGCGGAAGCTGGCCGTATTCAGAGGAACATCCTTGAGGAGCATGTTGAGCTATGGTGGTTCAAGGACCCTAAGAAATCCATCTTGTGCTATGGGGTGGCCGTGGTGCTAATTCTGGCCTGCGGGACAGGGGGCATCATCCTCCTCTATAGCACCAGCAGCCGGTCCGGGGAGTGGCGGCTGGCTGTGGGCACCACGCTCTGCCTCCTGGCCTTGCTGGTGCTCCTGAAGCAGCTGCTGAGCTCTGCTATCCAGGACATGAACTGCATCCGGAGCCGGAACCAGATTGAACTGCTGAAGAGTGGTGGCTTTTCGGACTGTGTggtgctgctgctcagtgccctGGTGCTGCTGGTGTGTGGCGTGGTCCTCACTGTCCTCTCCACCACGACCATGCAACTCAGCGCCTCACGGCCTCTGGCCAGCATGTTCACCAGTGGAGTCATCCTCATGACTGCTGGTGCTGtcattctgctctgcctgctgcttTACGTGCTCAGCATCTCCTGCTGCTCAGAtgctcccaggagcctggacACAGGTGACATTAGCATCTTCACCATCTCCAGCCGGCTCTCTGTGAACCGCCGGCTCGCCACCACCTCCAGCATGGCCAACTTGATATAA